In the genome of Populus nigra chromosome 9, ddPopNigr1.1, whole genome shotgun sequence, one region contains:
- the LOC133702671 gene encoding uncharacterized protein LOC133702671 isoform X4, with amino-acid sequence MADEPSLTRWSFQDFKIFYDDKFGRKKVAAATAQTSSESQQNGQTTAVASNGNGHVKNPSDMAIYEQYRNQDRSSTLHSNGVLPNGINEIPQKPLIPAFDSSETRALAESLCRDIIRGSPNVKWESIKGLENAKRLLKEAVVMPIKYPKYFTGLLSPWKGILLFGPPGTGKTMLAKAVATECKTTFFNISASSVVSKWRGDSEKLIKVLFELARHHAPSTIFLDEIDAIISQRGEARSEHEASRRLKTELLIQVVLLKNRLQMDGLTRTKELVFVLAATNLPWELDAAMLRRLEKRILVPLPEPEARRTMFEELLPSQPDEDMLPYDLLVERTEGFSGSDIRLLCKEAAMQPLRRIMTLLEDREEIVPDDAIFVKHVCLKGELRWKVKASFLWQVCMEL; translated from the exons ATGGCCGATGAACCTTCTCTCACTCGCTGGTCTTTTCAG gattttaaaatattttatgatgataAGTTTGGGAGAAAGAAGGTGGCTGCAGCAACAGCACAAACATCATCGGAGTCGCAGCAAAACGGTCAAACAACAGCAGTAGCATCGAATGGGAATGGTCATGTCAAGAACCCATCTGATATGGCCATTTATGAGCAGTATAGAAACCAA GATAGGAGCTCAACATTACACTCCAACGGAGTTTTGCCTAATGGAATTAATGAAATACC TCAGAAGCCTTTGATtcctgcttttgattcttctgaAACACGCGCTTTAGCAGAGAGTTTATGCAG GGATATCATTCGCGGCAGTCCAAATGTGAAGTGGGAAAGCATTAAGGGGTTAGAGAATGCAAAACGTTTACTGAAAGAAGCTGTAGTCATGCCGATAAAATATCCCAA ATACTTCACTGGTCTTCTGTCGCCATGGAAAGGCATTCTTCTTTTTGGCCCTCCAGGGACAGGGAAG ACAATGCTCGCAAAGGCTGTTGCTACAGAGTGCAAAACCACATTTTTCAATATCTCAGCATCTTCAGTGGTTAGCAAATGGCGGG GTGATTCAGAGAAATTAATAAAGGTTTTATTTGAGCTTGCTAGGCATCACGCACCATCAACTATATTTCTTGATGAAATTGATGCTATTATCAGTCAACGTGGTGAAGCTCGCAGTGAGCATGAAGCAAGTAGGCGTTTGAAGACCGAACTGCTCATCCAG GTTGTACTCCTTAAAAACAG ATTGCAGATGGATGGTTTGACTCGCACAAAGgagcttgtttttgttttggcgGCGACTAATCTCCCTTGGGAATTGGATGCGGCCATGCTCCGGCGTCTTGAGAAGCGG ATTCTTGTACCCCTTCCAGAACCAGAAGCTAGAAGAACCATGTTTGAAGAACTTCTCCCATCACAGCCTGATGAGGACATGCTTCCTTATGATTTATTAGTGGAAAGAACAGAAGGATTTTCTGGTTCAGATATCCGGCTATTATGCAAAGAGGCTGCCATGCAACCATTGAGACGCATAATGACACTCCTTGAAGACAGAGAGGAAATAGTGCCTGATGATG CTATCTTTGTGAAGCATGTCTGCCTTAAGGGTGAGTTGAGATGGAAAGTTAAGGCGTCTTTTCTTTGGCAAGTCTGTATGGAGCTCTAG
- the LOC133702671 gene encoding uncharacterized protein LOC133702671 isoform X2, which yields MADEPSLTRWSFQDFKIFYDDKFGRKKVAAATAQTSSESQQNGQTTAVASNGNGHVKNPSDMAIYEQYRNQDRSSTLHSNGVLPNGINEIPQKPLIPAFDSSETRALAESLCRDIIRGSPNVKWESIKGLENAKRLLKEAVVMPIKYPKYFTGLLSPWKGILLFGPPGTGKTMLAKAVATECKTTFFNISASSVVSKWRGDSEKLIKVLFELARHHAPSTIFLDEIDAIISQRGEARSEHEASRRLKTELLIQMDGLTRTKELVFVLAATNLPWELDAAMLRRLEKRILVPLPEPEARRTMFEELLPSQPDEDMLPYDLLVERTEGFSGSDIRLLCKEAAMQPLRRIMTLLEDREEIVPDDELPKVGPLRSEDIETALNNTRPSAHLHAHRYEKFNSDYGSQILQ from the exons ATGGCCGATGAACCTTCTCTCACTCGCTGGTCTTTTCAG gattttaaaatattttatgatgataAGTTTGGGAGAAAGAAGGTGGCTGCAGCAACAGCACAAACATCATCGGAGTCGCAGCAAAACGGTCAAACAACAGCAGTAGCATCGAATGGGAATGGTCATGTCAAGAACCCATCTGATATGGCCATTTATGAGCAGTATAGAAACCAA GATAGGAGCTCAACATTACACTCCAACGGAGTTTTGCCTAATGGAATTAATGAAATACC TCAGAAGCCTTTGATtcctgcttttgattcttctgaAACACGCGCTTTAGCAGAGAGTTTATGCAG GGATATCATTCGCGGCAGTCCAAATGTGAAGTGGGAAAGCATTAAGGGGTTAGAGAATGCAAAACGTTTACTGAAAGAAGCTGTAGTCATGCCGATAAAATATCCCAA ATACTTCACTGGTCTTCTGTCGCCATGGAAAGGCATTCTTCTTTTTGGCCCTCCAGGGACAGGGAAG ACAATGCTCGCAAAGGCTGTTGCTACAGAGTGCAAAACCACATTTTTCAATATCTCAGCATCTTCAGTGGTTAGCAAATGGCGGG GTGATTCAGAGAAATTAATAAAGGTTTTATTTGAGCTTGCTAGGCATCACGCACCATCAACTATATTTCTTGATGAAATTGATGCTATTATCAGTCAACGTGGTGAAGCTCGCAGTGAGCATGAAGCAAGTAGGCGTTTGAAGACCGAACTGCTCATCCAG ATGGATGGTTTGACTCGCACAAAGgagcttgtttttgttttggcgGCGACTAATCTCCCTTGGGAATTGGATGCGGCCATGCTCCGGCGTCTTGAGAAGCGG ATTCTTGTACCCCTTCCAGAACCAGAAGCTAGAAGAACCATGTTTGAAGAACTTCTCCCATCACAGCCTGATGAGGACATGCTTCCTTATGATTTATTAGTGGAAAGAACAGAAGGATTTTCTGGTTCAGATATCCGGCTATTATGCAAAGAGGCTGCCATGCAACCATTGAGACGCATAATGACACTCCTTGAAGACAGAGAGGAAATAGTGCCTGATGATG AGTTGCCAAAAGTTGGGCCGCTCAGATCTGAGGATATAGAGACAGCTTTGAATAACACAAGGCCATCTGCTCATCTTCACGCCCATCGCTATGAGAAATTCAATTCTGATTACGGCAGTCAGATACTCCAATGA
- the LOC133702671 gene encoding uncharacterized protein LOC133702671 isoform X5, with amino-acid sequence MGMVMSRTHLIWPFMSSIETKSSTLHSNGVLPNGINEIPQKPLIPAFDSSETRALAESLCRDIIRGSPNVKWESIKGLENAKRLLKEAVVMPIKYPKYFTGLLSPWKGILLFGPPGTGKTMLAKAVATECKTTFFNISASSVVSKWRGDSEKLIKVLFELARHHAPSTIFLDEIDAIISQRGEARSEHEASRRLKTELLIQVVLLKNRLQMDGLTRTKELVFVLAATNLPWELDAAMLRRLEKRILVPLPEPEARRTMFEELLPSQPDEDMLPYDLLVERTEGFSGSDIRLLCKEAAMQPLRRIMTLLEDREEIVPDDELPKVGPLRSEDIETALNNTRPSAHLHAHRYEKFNSDYGSQILQ; translated from the exons ATGGGAATGGTCATGTCAAGAACCCATCTGATATGGCCATTTATGAGCAGTATAGAAACCAA GAGCTCAACATTACACTCCAACGGAGTTTTGCCTAATGGAATTAATGAAATACC TCAGAAGCCTTTGATtcctgcttttgattcttctgaAACACGCGCTTTAGCAGAGAGTTTATGCAG GGATATCATTCGCGGCAGTCCAAATGTGAAGTGGGAAAGCATTAAGGGGTTAGAGAATGCAAAACGTTTACTGAAAGAAGCTGTAGTCATGCCGATAAAATATCCCAA ATACTTCACTGGTCTTCTGTCGCCATGGAAAGGCATTCTTCTTTTTGGCCCTCCAGGGACAGGGAAG ACAATGCTCGCAAAGGCTGTTGCTACAGAGTGCAAAACCACATTTTTCAATATCTCAGCATCTTCAGTGGTTAGCAAATGGCGGG GTGATTCAGAGAAATTAATAAAGGTTTTATTTGAGCTTGCTAGGCATCACGCACCATCAACTATATTTCTTGATGAAATTGATGCTATTATCAGTCAACGTGGTGAAGCTCGCAGTGAGCATGAAGCAAGTAGGCGTTTGAAGACCGAACTGCTCATCCAG GTTGTACTCCTTAAAAACAG ATTGCAGATGGATGGTTTGACTCGCACAAAGgagcttgtttttgttttggcgGCGACTAATCTCCCTTGGGAATTGGATGCGGCCATGCTCCGGCGTCTTGAGAAGCGG ATTCTTGTACCCCTTCCAGAACCAGAAGCTAGAAGAACCATGTTTGAAGAACTTCTCCCATCACAGCCTGATGAGGACATGCTTCCTTATGATTTATTAGTGGAAAGAACAGAAGGATTTTCTGGTTCAGATATCCGGCTATTATGCAAAGAGGCTGCCATGCAACCATTGAGACGCATAATGACACTCCTTGAAGACAGAGAGGAAATAGTGCCTGATGATG AGTTGCCAAAAGTTGGGCCGCTCAGATCTGAGGATATAGAGACAGCTTTGAATAACACAAGGCCATCTGCTCATCTTCACGCCCATCGCTATGAGAAATTCAATTCTGATTACGGCAGTCAGATACTCCAATGA
- the LOC133702671 gene encoding uncharacterized protein LOC133702671 isoform X1, translating into MADEPSLTRWSFQDFKIFYDDKFGRKKVAAATAQTSSESQQNGQTTAVASNGNGHVKNPSDMAIYEQYRNQDRSSTLHSNGVLPNGINEIPQKPLIPAFDSSETRALAESLCRDIIRGSPNVKWESIKGLENAKRLLKEAVVMPIKYPKYFTGLLSPWKGILLFGPPGTGKTMLAKAVATECKTTFFNISASSVVSKWRGDSEKLIKVLFELARHHAPSTIFLDEIDAIISQRGEARSEHEASRRLKTELLIQVVLLKNRLQMDGLTRTKELVFVLAATNLPWELDAAMLRRLEKRILVPLPEPEARRTMFEELLPSQPDEDMLPYDLLVERTEGFSGSDIRLLCKEAAMQPLRRIMTLLEDREEIVPDDELPKVGPLRSEDIETALNNTRPSAHLHAHRYEKFNSDYGSQILQ; encoded by the exons ATGGCCGATGAACCTTCTCTCACTCGCTGGTCTTTTCAG gattttaaaatattttatgatgataAGTTTGGGAGAAAGAAGGTGGCTGCAGCAACAGCACAAACATCATCGGAGTCGCAGCAAAACGGTCAAACAACAGCAGTAGCATCGAATGGGAATGGTCATGTCAAGAACCCATCTGATATGGCCATTTATGAGCAGTATAGAAACCAA GATAGGAGCTCAACATTACACTCCAACGGAGTTTTGCCTAATGGAATTAATGAAATACC TCAGAAGCCTTTGATtcctgcttttgattcttctgaAACACGCGCTTTAGCAGAGAGTTTATGCAG GGATATCATTCGCGGCAGTCCAAATGTGAAGTGGGAAAGCATTAAGGGGTTAGAGAATGCAAAACGTTTACTGAAAGAAGCTGTAGTCATGCCGATAAAATATCCCAA ATACTTCACTGGTCTTCTGTCGCCATGGAAAGGCATTCTTCTTTTTGGCCCTCCAGGGACAGGGAAG ACAATGCTCGCAAAGGCTGTTGCTACAGAGTGCAAAACCACATTTTTCAATATCTCAGCATCTTCAGTGGTTAGCAAATGGCGGG GTGATTCAGAGAAATTAATAAAGGTTTTATTTGAGCTTGCTAGGCATCACGCACCATCAACTATATTTCTTGATGAAATTGATGCTATTATCAGTCAACGTGGTGAAGCTCGCAGTGAGCATGAAGCAAGTAGGCGTTTGAAGACCGAACTGCTCATCCAG GTTGTACTCCTTAAAAACAG ATTGCAGATGGATGGTTTGACTCGCACAAAGgagcttgtttttgttttggcgGCGACTAATCTCCCTTGGGAATTGGATGCGGCCATGCTCCGGCGTCTTGAGAAGCGG ATTCTTGTACCCCTTCCAGAACCAGAAGCTAGAAGAACCATGTTTGAAGAACTTCTCCCATCACAGCCTGATGAGGACATGCTTCCTTATGATTTATTAGTGGAAAGAACAGAAGGATTTTCTGGTTCAGATATCCGGCTATTATGCAAAGAGGCTGCCATGCAACCATTGAGACGCATAATGACACTCCTTGAAGACAGAGAGGAAATAGTGCCTGATGATG AGTTGCCAAAAGTTGGGCCGCTCAGATCTGAGGATATAGAGACAGCTTTGAATAACACAAGGCCATCTGCTCATCTTCACGCCCATCGCTATGAGAAATTCAATTCTGATTACGGCAGTCAGATACTCCAATGA
- the LOC133702671 gene encoding uncharacterized protein LOC133702671 isoform X3 has protein sequence MADEPSLTRWSFQFGRKKVAAATAQTSSESQQNGQTTAVASNGNGHVKNPSDMAIYEQYRNQDRSSTLHSNGVLPNGINEIPQKPLIPAFDSSETRALAESLCRDIIRGSPNVKWESIKGLENAKRLLKEAVVMPIKYPKYFTGLLSPWKGILLFGPPGTGKTMLAKAVATECKTTFFNISASSVVSKWRGDSEKLIKVLFELARHHAPSTIFLDEIDAIISQRGEARSEHEASRRLKTELLIQVVLLKNRLQMDGLTRTKELVFVLAATNLPWELDAAMLRRLEKRILVPLPEPEARRTMFEELLPSQPDEDMLPYDLLVERTEGFSGSDIRLLCKEAAMQPLRRIMTLLEDREEIVPDDELPKVGPLRSEDIETALNNTRPSAHLHAHRYEKFNSDYGSQILQ, from the exons ATGGCCGATGAACCTTCTCTCACTCGCTGGTCTTTTCAG TTTGGGAGAAAGAAGGTGGCTGCAGCAACAGCACAAACATCATCGGAGTCGCAGCAAAACGGTCAAACAACAGCAGTAGCATCGAATGGGAATGGTCATGTCAAGAACCCATCTGATATGGCCATTTATGAGCAGTATAGAAACCAA GATAGGAGCTCAACATTACACTCCAACGGAGTTTTGCCTAATGGAATTAATGAAATACC TCAGAAGCCTTTGATtcctgcttttgattcttctgaAACACGCGCTTTAGCAGAGAGTTTATGCAG GGATATCATTCGCGGCAGTCCAAATGTGAAGTGGGAAAGCATTAAGGGGTTAGAGAATGCAAAACGTTTACTGAAAGAAGCTGTAGTCATGCCGATAAAATATCCCAA ATACTTCACTGGTCTTCTGTCGCCATGGAAAGGCATTCTTCTTTTTGGCCCTCCAGGGACAGGGAAG ACAATGCTCGCAAAGGCTGTTGCTACAGAGTGCAAAACCACATTTTTCAATATCTCAGCATCTTCAGTGGTTAGCAAATGGCGGG GTGATTCAGAGAAATTAATAAAGGTTTTATTTGAGCTTGCTAGGCATCACGCACCATCAACTATATTTCTTGATGAAATTGATGCTATTATCAGTCAACGTGGTGAAGCTCGCAGTGAGCATGAAGCAAGTAGGCGTTTGAAGACCGAACTGCTCATCCAG GTTGTACTCCTTAAAAACAG ATTGCAGATGGATGGTTTGACTCGCACAAAGgagcttgtttttgttttggcgGCGACTAATCTCCCTTGGGAATTGGATGCGGCCATGCTCCGGCGTCTTGAGAAGCGG ATTCTTGTACCCCTTCCAGAACCAGAAGCTAGAAGAACCATGTTTGAAGAACTTCTCCCATCACAGCCTGATGAGGACATGCTTCCTTATGATTTATTAGTGGAAAGAACAGAAGGATTTTCTGGTTCAGATATCCGGCTATTATGCAAAGAGGCTGCCATGCAACCATTGAGACGCATAATGACACTCCTTGAAGACAGAGAGGAAATAGTGCCTGATGATG AGTTGCCAAAAGTTGGGCCGCTCAGATCTGAGGATATAGAGACAGCTTTGAATAACACAAGGCCATCTGCTCATCTTCACGCCCATCGCTATGAGAAATTCAATTCTGATTACGGCAGTCAGATACTCCAATGA